Within the Chiloscyllium plagiosum isolate BGI_BamShark_2017 chromosome 31, ASM401019v2, whole genome shotgun sequence genome, the region agagcaggcgaGTCGGGCTGCGTGGCTTACTCTTCGtattttgcacgttctctctcCATCAAAACGAGTATATTTGATATTCAGTTACCATTTCAGATTAACTAGCCATTTCCTCACTGATGTCTGTGGGATCCTTCTGTGTAAATCTGACAGGTCACTTCGTCTACTTTTCAGCACAGTAAAAATGAAGCACATCGAATCACTCTTATAAGGTCACGGTGTGGGATTTCCAGACTCAACGAACTGCTTTACCATTGGAACTAACTTGAGCAACCCACCTCACCTGCTCACCGCCATCTCCACCCTTCAAATAAATACCCGCCTCCTCGCCAAACCCATTGGCGAATCCCATTGTTGTACCGGCCCCTCGCGCACGGTTCTGTCTTCTCATTGGCTATTGCTAATGTCGGTTAGGGGCCGGTTGAGCCAATCGTCTCGACGGTTCCGCGGTGTCTTCTGGGGGTTGTAGTGCGACCGGCACGTATCATGTGACGCCTGACCACCAACACCCAGCATTCGCCGCGGTGGCGCATGCGCGGTGAGCCCCACGGGGTCGGAGCTGTCAGCCGGAGGGTCTCCATTTTACTTTCGAGAGATAATATCGGCCGTTGGAGCAGGGCCCAGAGCCAGGCTACCGACCGACGCCCTCTGTCTCCTCACCTTCCCCGCCACACCTCTTCCCTGTTGGGCCGGCCGGAGTTTAAATGGCAGCCGGGGCCCGACCATGGATATCAAGACGGCAGTTTTCAACGCAGCTCGGGACGGCAAGTTGAAACTTATGCAGAAGTTGCTGAACAACCGGAGCGCGGAGGAGCTGGAGGCGGTGACATTGGAGAAAACCAATGGCGGCACCCCCCTGCTCATCGCCTCCAGGTACGGCCACCTGCAGGTAGTCGACTACCTGATGGAACACTGCAAGGCCAAGGTGGAGCTGGGCGGCTCGGTCAATTTCGACGGGGAAACCATCGAAGGGGCCCCGCCGCTGTGGGCAGCGTCGGCCGCCGGGCACCTGTCGGTGGTCCGGACCCTGCTGGAGCACGGGGCGTCCGTCAACAACACCACCCTGACCAACTCCACCCCGCTGCGGGCCGCCTGCTTCGACGGCCACCTGGAGATCGTCAAGTACCTCATCGAGCACAGAGCGGACATGGAAGTGGCGAACAGGCACGGGCATACTTGCCTCATGATCTCATGCTATAAGGGGCATAAGGAGATTGCCAAGTATCTGCTGGAGAAGGGTGCGGATGTGAATAGGAAAAGTGTGAAGGGGAACACTGCTTTGCACGACTGCGCAGAGTCAGGAAGCCTGGAAATAATGAAAATGCTGCTAAAATGTGGGGCTAAGATGGAAAAGGATGGCTATGGAATGACCCCCTTACTAGCTGCCAGTGTCACAGGTCACATGAATATTGTGGAGTTTCTCATTAACCACGTGCAGACCAGGAAGGAAGATCGAATTGATGCGCTTGAACTATTGGGAGCTACGTTTGTTGATAAGAAAAGAGACTTGCTGGGAGCGATGAAGTTTTGGAAGAGAGCAATGGAGAAGAGGCACAGTGACAAAAGCAAAATAGTTAAGAAGCCACAGGTGGGACAACTGGTGTTAGCTTATGATTATGCAAAAGAGGTTACAACATCTGAAGAGCTGGAAGCCTTGATTACTGATCCAGATGAGATGAGGATGCAAGCCTTGTTGATCCGAGAGAGAATTCTTGGTCCATCCCATCCAGACACTTCCTACTATATTCGTTATCGAGGTGCAGTTTATGCTGATTCTGGAAACTTTGAAAGATGCATCAATTTGTGGAAATATGCACTGGATATGCAGCAGAACAATTTAGACCCACTGAGCCCTATGACTGCCAGTAGTTTGCTCTCCTTTGCTGAGCTTTTTTCTTTTGTCCTGCAAGACCGTCCAAAAGGCACCCTGGCCATGAAAGTATCTTTCACTGATCTTATGGGCATCTTGTGTAAAAGTGTCCGTGAAGTTGAACGAGCAGTGAATCAGCGGGAGAACCCACCTGATGTTGCACAATTCACAAAAGCTTTATCTATTATTTTACACTTGATTTCCTTGTTAGAAAAGGTAGAATGTAGCCCTGATCAGGAACATTACAAGAAGCAAACCATCTATCGGCTTTTGAAGCTGAATCCAAGAGGAAAGGGTGGATTTACCCCATTACATCTAGCAGTTGACAAGGACACAACATCAGTTGGCCGTTATCC harbors:
- the LOC122565198 gene encoding protein fem-1 homolog C-like — translated: MDIKTAVFNAARDGKLKLMQKLLNNRSAEELEAVTLEKTNGGTPLLIASRYGHLQVVDYLMEHCKAKVELGGSVNFDGETIEGAPPLWAASAAGHLSVVRTLLEHGASVNNTTLTNSTPLRAACFDGHLEIVKYLIEHRADMEVANRHGHTCLMISCYKGHKEIAKYLLEKGADVNRKSVKGNTALHDCAESGSLEIMKMLLKCGAKMEKDGYGMTPLLAASVTGHMNIVEFLINHVQTRKEDRIDALELLGATFVDKKRDLLGAMKFWKRAMEKRHSDKSKIVKKPQVGQLVLAYDYAKEVTTSEELEALITDPDEMRMQALLIRERILGPSHPDTSYYIRYRGAVYADSGNFERCINLWKYALDMQQNNLDPLSPMTASSLLSFAELFSFVLQDRPKGTLAMKVSFTDLMGILCKSVREVERAVNQRENPPDVAQFTKALSIILHLISLLEKVECSPDQEHYKKQTIYRLLKLNPRGKGGFTPLHLAVDKDTTSVGRYPVCKFPSLQVTSVLLECGADVDSRDYENNTPLHIAAFNNNLDIMNMLIDTGAHFDATNSSKKTAWDLLDEKKMAKNLIQPINHITLQCLAARAVEKHKVIYKGLIPEELDAFIQLH